The Brachyhypopomus gauderio isolate BG-103 chromosome 1, BGAUD_0.2, whole genome shotgun sequence genome includes a window with the following:
- the emp3a gene encoding epithelial membrane protein 3, giving the protein MAFTGVFTMAFMLMLATLLHLVALAMLFIATMEKSWWMWGEVENTDLWHKCMYDNTTDTWLCTSATENEWLHSVQAFMVVAVILSTISLLVFLCELFTMSNKGLFCFTGLCQIFAGLAVFAAVLIYSFQRKEILQDPRELSLGRFGYCFVLAWVCVPLLLSLGVFHVHLRKRA; this is encoded by the exons ATGGCTTTCACTGGGGTGTTTACAATGGCTTTCATGCTGATGTTAGCAACACTTCTGCATTTGGTAGCCCTGGCCATGCTGTTCATTGCCACCATGGAGAAG TCGTGGTGGATGTGGGGTGAGGTGGAGAACACAGACCTCTGGCATAAATGCATGTACgacaacaccacagacacatggCTGTGCACCTCTGCCACAGAGAACG AGTGGCTGCATTCGGTCCAGGCGTTCATGGTGGTGGCTGTGatcctctccaccatctccttgcTCGTGTTCCTCTGTGAGCTCTTCACCATGTCCAATAAAGGTCTCTTCTGCTTCACGGGCCTCTGCCAGATCTTCGCAG GTCTGGCCGTGTTTGCAGCTGTGCTCATATACAGCTTCCAGAGGAAGGAGATCCTTCAGGACCCCCGTGAGCTCTCCTTGGGCCGCTTCGGATACTGCTTCGTCCtggcctgggtgtgtgtgccgCTGCTGCTCAGCCTCGGGGTGTTCCACGTCCACCTGCGCAAGAGGGCGTAG